A genome region from Candidatus Polarisedimenticolia bacterium includes the following:
- a CDS encoding transcription termination/antitermination NusG family protein, with protein MTWYAIQTKPRKEPSVQAALDQAGIEVYCPRIRKPIGRADRKSWREASLFPGYLFARFDFGIEYPRVRWTPGLVRVVMSGGTPLAVSETMLSSVREMEKEGIRLLLRPVRWKPGVRVRVGQGPFTGFEGQVAATLKGGDRVRILLELFRRQVALECDTSQLRPLVSAGSG; from the coding sequence ATGACCTGGTATGCCATCCAGACCAAGCCAAGAAAAGAGCCTTCGGTGCAGGCCGCACTCGATCAGGCGGGGATCGAGGTCTATTGTCCCCGAATCCGGAAGCCGATCGGTCGCGCGGATCGCAAGTCGTGGCGGGAAGCCTCTCTCTTCCCGGGATATCTGTTCGCCCGGTTCGATTTCGGCATCGAGTATCCCCGCGTGCGGTGGACGCCCGGGCTGGTCCGGGTCGTCATGAGCGGCGGGACGCCCCTCGCGGTCAGTGAAACGATGCTCTCGTCGGTGCGTGAGATGGAGAAGGAGGGGATCCGCCTCCTGCTGCGGCCGGTCCGATGGAAGCCGGGAGTCCGGGTGCGGGTGGGCCAGGGTCCGTTCACGGGGTTCGAGGGACAGGTCGCCGCGACATTGAAGGGTGGCGACCGAGTCCGGATCTTGTTGGAACTCTTCCGGCGGCAAGTGGCTCTGGAGTGCGACACCAGTCAGCTCCGGCCGCTCGTCTCTGCGGGGAGCGGTTAG
- a CDS encoding oligosaccharide flippase family protein, producing the protein MTLSRVVRNIGSGYAGAAVNGVVLLLLTPLVVRHLGSSQYGIWVLAAAMGSYLGFLNAGSGAAGVRAVARLAGTGRMGEASREVGSIFRIYLAVGVFAAGALTLLSFTTLDYFHVPAADQPQARALLILIAINFLISFPFGVTRSVLAGLHRFHLLGGVEVVWASFRLVATVVLLGAGHGLLALGGIQLAASIGGHLTRWLLIRRVAPQIHLTGGPEWSGLSADVSIFSALSFGYESLRTLFDNADLLLLGILAGPAAVGVFGVGVSLASFVSKGLQPISGVLFPMASEMEALGRRSEAGRLLEIGTRVNLALALPLVTILLVDGPTLLRLWVGPGFEPSYPVLAAFALANLMMAASLASSTLLFGVGRIGVLLGAEAARYVLNLTLVLILYRWIGFTGMALGTLVSIVAVDAGIVIVRACRWAGLDTTGFLTRSLGAPFLAALPIMLLLAAWKSASPDPSIQTVALRAVGCLAGFALIYALAGAFREERRLVGKVWVEAFR; encoded by the coding sequence GTGACCCTCTCGCGCGTGGTTCGAAACATCGGCTCCGGCTATGCCGGCGCGGCGGTCAACGGCGTCGTGCTGCTTCTGCTGACGCCTCTGGTCGTGCGGCACCTCGGCTCGAGCCAGTACGGGATCTGGGTGCTGGCTGCCGCCATGGGGAGCTACCTGGGATTCCTCAACGCGGGCAGCGGGGCAGCCGGGGTTCGCGCCGTGGCCCGGCTGGCGGGAACCGGGAGGATGGGTGAGGCCAGTCGGGAGGTCGGTTCGATATTCCGGATTTATCTGGCGGTCGGAGTCTTCGCCGCCGGGGCCCTGACTCTCCTGAGCTTCACGACGCTGGACTACTTCCATGTCCCGGCGGCGGACCAGCCGCAGGCCCGGGCCCTGCTGATCCTGATCGCGATCAATTTCCTGATCTCGTTCCCCTTCGGGGTCACGCGGAGCGTTCTGGCCGGACTCCACCGGTTCCATCTGCTCGGGGGGGTCGAAGTGGTCTGGGCCTCATTCCGATTGGTCGCAACCGTCGTTCTACTTGGCGCCGGTCATGGCCTTCTGGCGTTGGGAGGAATCCAGCTGGCCGCGTCGATTGGAGGACACCTGACCCGCTGGCTGCTGATCCGGCGGGTGGCGCCCCAGATCCACCTGACCGGAGGGCCGGAATGGTCCGGCCTGTCCGCCGACGTCTCGATCTTCTCGGCCCTCTCCTTTGGTTACGAGAGCCTGCGCACCCTGTTCGACAACGCCGACCTCCTTCTGCTGGGGATTCTCGCCGGTCCCGCGGCCGTCGGTGTGTTCGGCGTCGGAGTGAGCCTCGCGTCATTCGTTTCGAAAGGGCTGCAGCCGATCTCCGGAGTCCTCTTCCCGATGGCCTCCGAGATGGAGGCCCTGGGGCGGCGCTCCGAGGCGGGCCGGCTGCTCGAGATCGGGACCCGGGTCAACCTGGCGCTGGCCCTTCCGCTGGTCACCATCCTCCTGGTGGATGGTCCCACCCTGCTGCGCCTCTGGGTCGGCCCTGGCTTCGAGCCGAGCTATCCGGTCCTGGCGGCGTTCGCGCTGGCCAACCTGATGATGGCAGCCTCCCTCGCTTCGTCCACCCTGCTGTTCGGGGTGGGCCGAATCGGCGTCCTGCTTGGAGCCGAGGCAGCCAGGTACGTCCTCAACCTGACGCTGGTGCTCATCCTCTATCGCTGGATCGGTTTCACCGGAATGGCGCTGGGGACGCTGGTATCCATCGTAGCCGTCGACGCTGGAATCGTGATCGTCCGCGCCTGCCGGTGGGCCGGTCTCGATACGACTGGATTCCTGACCCGCTCGCTTGGAGCGCCCTTCCTCGCCGCCCTGCCAATCATGCTCCTTCTGGCCGCCTGGAAGAGCGCCTCGCCGGATCCCTCGATCCAGACCGTGGCGCTGCGAGCCGTCGGCTGCCTGGCCGGCTTCGCGCTGATCTATGCCCTGGCCGGGGCGTTCCGGGAGGAGCGGCGGCTGGTGGGCAAGGTGTGGGTGGAGGCGTTCCGATGA
- a CDS encoding polysaccharide deacetylase family protein: MSGPSGVRIMVYHWIDRDPGQRLREWGLTPEAFEAQMVALAEGGYRVLPLNDVLQIVRGLRPAPPKSVALTFDDGYLSLMDHALPVLKRFGFPATFFLVSDRVGATNTWDARHGDRPRSLMGWSEAAELAAQGMEIGSHSRTHPLLTDLTEAEMESEVRGSKESIEDRLGQPVRLFSYPHGLHDARCQRLVAAAGYAGACSTLPGGNGPGTNPYRLHRSEISYYDTPWSFSFKVRTGFGVRSWARSTAGELLRRLVPTPRGVAS, translated from the coding sequence ATGAGCGGCCCGTCCGGCGTCAGGATCATGGTCTACCACTGGATCGATCGCGACCCGGGGCAGAGGCTGCGTGAGTGGGGCCTGACTCCGGAGGCGTTCGAGGCGCAGATGGTGGCGCTGGCCGAGGGCGGATATCGGGTCCTGCCGCTGAACGACGTGCTCCAGATCGTGAGGGGCCTGCGCCCCGCCCCCCCCAAAAGTGTCGCACTCACCTTCGACGACGGATACCTGAGCCTCATGGATCATGCCTTGCCGGTCCTGAAGCGATTCGGTTTCCCGGCCACTTTTTTCCTGGTGAGCGATCGGGTCGGAGCGACCAATACCTGGGACGCCCGGCACGGCGATCGGCCCCGCTCCCTGATGGGATGGAGTGAGGCGGCGGAGCTGGCGGCCCAGGGGATGGAAATCGGATCGCACAGTCGGACCCATCCCCTCCTGACCGACCTCACGGAAGCCGAAATGGAAAGCGAGGTACGCGGGTCGAAGGAGTCGATCGAAGACCGGTTGGGCCAGCCGGTGCGCCTGTTCTCCTACCCCCACGGCCTCCACGATGCCAGATGTCAACGCCTGGTCGCCGCGGCGGGCTATGCCGGAGCCTGCTCCACCCTGCCCGGCGGCAACGGCCCGGGGACGAATCCCTACCGGCTGCACCGGAGCGAGATCTCCTATTACGACACGCCGTGGTCGTTCTCCTTCAAGGTCCGAACCGGGTTCGGTGTGAGGAGTTGGGCCAGGTCGACGGCAGGCGAGCTGCTTCGCCGGCTCGTCCCGACCCCGCGGGGGGTGGCCTCGTGA
- a CDS encoding glycosyltransferase: protein MSRPSISIIVPTYNRRRILTRTLPALLGQKEPGADYEVIVVVDGSSDGTQDMLNQGRWGSRLRVVQQPNRGQASARNRGAAEALGEILLFLDDDMIAAPDLVAIHCEEHGSSRERVILGQMGLAAGVRRSFLKQGVEDWGKEFAERVSAPGYRFRFDDWHSGHASISRSLFVSLGGFDESFVAYGNEDYDLGFRLIHLGADIRFSPRAVALQIYDKSFSAWLRDVEGVGRADVLLAGKHPTIAPTLRLSRRETHPVKRLARWSGLSSFDAMAAAWMALGWTLIAAERCALRGLLLSHAQSLMGERTYWRGVRDAGRRTVPTGAEALKRPWRAA from the coding sequence GTGAGCCGGCCGTCGATCTCGATCATCGTGCCGACCTACAACCGTCGGCGGATTCTGACCCGGACCTTGCCCGCGCTCCTCGGTCAGAAAGAGCCCGGAGCCGACTATGAGGTCATCGTGGTGGTGGACGGCTCCAGCGACGGGACCCAGGACATGTTGAACCAGGGGAGGTGGGGATCGCGGCTCCGCGTCGTCCAACAGCCCAACCGGGGACAGGCCTCGGCTCGCAACCGAGGGGCCGCCGAGGCGCTGGGCGAGATTCTGCTGTTCCTGGACGACGACATGATCGCGGCGCCGGATCTGGTCGCCATCCATTGCGAGGAGCACGGCTCCTCTCGGGAGCGTGTGATCTTGGGGCAGATGGGGCTCGCCGCGGGCGTGCGCCGCTCTTTCCTGAAGCAAGGGGTCGAGGATTGGGGGAAGGAGTTCGCCGAGCGAGTCTCGGCACCGGGTTACCGGTTCCGATTTGACGACTGGCATTCGGGACACGCCTCCATCTCGCGCTCCCTGTTCGTCAGCCTGGGGGGCTTCGACGAGTCGTTCGTGGCCTATGGGAACGAGGACTATGACCTGGGCTTCAGGCTGATCCACCTGGGCGCCGACATACGCTTCTCGCCACGGGCGGTGGCGCTGCAGATCTATGACAAGAGCTTCTCCGCGTGGCTGCGCGATGTCGAAGGCGTCGGCCGGGCCGACGTCCTCCTCGCCGGGAAGCATCCGACAATTGCCCCGACGCTTCGCCTGTCCCGTCGTGAAACGCATCCCGTCAAGCGTCTGGCCCGATGGTCAGGACTGTCTTCCTTCGACGCCATGGCCGCCGCCTGGATGGCGCTGGGGTGGACGTTGATCGCGGCGGAACGGTGTGCGCTCCGGGGGCTTCTTCTGAGCCATGCGCAGTCGCTGATGGGAGAACGGACGTATTGGCGCGGCGTCCGGGACGCTGGACGACGGACCGTTCCGACCGGCGCGGAGGCCTTGAAGCGGCCGTGGAGGGCGGCGTGA
- a CDS encoding glycosyltransferase, with product MTTPRISVLIATADRPALLAGLLDSLSASRFGEAEVLVLDQSRTDATPPEVNRGGLPIRFIRCPRRGKSAALNLGVREARAPWLAFTDDDCLVAEDWLEVIDREARGSGSRCALTGRVVPGSPEGEAVTAPSLREQDLETTYTAPSFRDVLFGNNMAIPAELLRKTGCFDEGLGPGTPAPAAEDNDLGYRLLQAGVPIRYLPAMVVTHRSWRRGPDQVKVFGGYGVGQGTFYGKHLRRGDLHMAARMARNLWDAGRDLGGAILLGRRQDVQASGAFARGLVRGFLRAAWSGNGGPAGPAAVTEEP from the coding sequence GTGACGACCCCGAGGATCTCCGTCCTGATCGCCACCGCGGATCGCCCGGCGCTCCTGGCCGGTCTGCTGGACAGCCTGTCCGCCTCCCGATTCGGCGAGGCCGAGGTCCTGGTTCTGGATCAGAGCCGGACGGACGCGACGCCGCCGGAGGTCAACCGGGGCGGGTTGCCCATCCGGTTCATCCGCTGCCCGCGGCGAGGGAAGAGCGCGGCGCTCAACCTGGGGGTGCGCGAGGCCCGGGCACCCTGGCTCGCCTTCACCGACGATGACTGCCTGGTGGCCGAGGACTGGCTGGAGGTCATCGACCGGGAGGCCCGCGGGTCTGGCTCGCGGTGCGCCCTCACGGGTCGGGTCGTTCCAGGTTCTCCGGAAGGGGAGGCGGTGACCGCTCCATCGCTGAGGGAGCAGGATCTTGAAACGACGTACACCGCCCCGTCCTTCCGGGACGTTCTGTTCGGCAACAACATGGCCATCCCGGCCGAGCTCTTGCGTAAGACCGGGTGCTTCGACGAAGGGCTCGGCCCGGGGACTCCGGCGCCCGCCGCCGAAGACAACGATCTGGGGTACCGCCTGCTCCAGGCCGGTGTCCCGATCCGATACCTGCCGGCGATGGTGGTGACGCACCGGTCGTGGAGGAGAGGGCCGGACCAGGTGAAGGTCTTCGGGGGCTATGGAGTAGGGCAGGGGACTTTCTATGGAAAGCACCTCCGCCGCGGTGACCTTCACATGGCGGCGCGCATGGCGCGGAACCTCTGGGATGCCGGCCGGGACCTGGGAGGAGCGATTCTCCTGGGGCGCCGGCAGGACGTGCAGGCCAGCGGAGCATTCGCTCGCGGACTCGTCCGCGGGTTCCTGCGGGCCGCCTGGTCCGGAAACGGGGGGCCGGCCGGCCCCGCCGCCGTGACGGAGGAGCCATGA
- a CDS encoding class I SAM-dependent methyltransferase, with protein sequence MSALADSIAPDREEAREAARVARRIANPRMWQYDYLMLNEIAAGLSRQAAALNGKTGIDILDVGCKYKPYRALFAGRASRHVGVDLERYRGVEVQSHAAHLPFGDDSFDLVLCTQAFYLMEDFRGVLAEFVRVTRRGGRILLTTIGIWPYPPAVRLHRWSRRELEEVLSEFGEARVEENGGYLRLVPQLANAVLAMGVEGYLVRRYGRAGRVASAPLKGIYLGLNLLALSGERLVRSAARAGFGMARTLQDLDGHLAINYLAAVTPRK encoded by the coding sequence ATGAGCGCCCTGGCCGATTCGATCGCGCCGGATCGGGAAGAAGCCCGGGAAGCGGCCAGGGTGGCCCGCCGGATCGCGAATCCCCGGATGTGGCAGTACGACTATCTGATGCTGAACGAGATCGCGGCGGGCCTGAGCCGCCAGGCGGCGGCCCTCAACGGCAAGACCGGGATCGACATCCTCGACGTGGGATGCAAGTACAAGCCTTACCGCGCTCTGTTCGCGGGGCGAGCCTCGCGCCATGTCGGCGTCGATCTCGAACGATATCGGGGCGTGGAGGTCCAGTCCCACGCGGCGCATCTCCCCTTCGGGGATGACAGCTTCGATCTGGTTCTCTGCACGCAGGCTTTCTACCTGATGGAGGACTTCCGCGGGGTGCTCGCCGAGTTCGTCCGGGTGACCCGCCGCGGCGGCCGGATCCTCCTGACCACGATCGGCATCTGGCCCTATCCGCCGGCGGTCAGGCTCCATCGCTGGAGCCGGCGCGAGCTGGAGGAGGTCCTGAGCGAGTTCGGCGAGGCCCGGGTGGAAGAAAACGGCGGGTATCTCAGGCTGGTTCCGCAGCTGGCAAACGCCGTCCTCGCCATGGGCGTGGAGGGATACCTAGTCCGCCGGTATGGTCGAGCCGGTCGCGTCGCGTCCGCCCCCCTGAAGGGCATTTACCTGGGACTGAATCTGCTCGCACTGTCCGGCGAGCGGCTGGTGCGATCGGCGGCCCGGGCGGGCTTCGGCATGGCCCGGACGCTTCAGGACCTGGACGGACACCTGGCCATCAACTACCTGGCCGCGGTGACGCCGCGCAAATGA
- a CDS encoding radical SAM protein, translated as MSYDLASRLKDLLLKTGPMFMADRWAAPRMLTFMMTYRCNLRCTMCWQWGQQGLFHDLTKEHEIQQLDLATLRSVIDDVAGSQTGVFLWGGEPFLHRDLMPFVEYVKSKNLYCSINTNGTYLPREAKRLVELGVDAIMVSVDGPREIHDRIRGMDGSFQRIADGIKAVREARNGHAGKPEIIVNTTISPGNQEVLLDTYDTVEAMGADRMILSQLWFTTEQIGRANEIYFREKFSAHAGSWRGFVMDVSVLDSGKIASQMREMSLRKSAMTLGFLPDLHPGQVDDYYARPEEAFGKTRCFVPWLEAEILPNGDVTPCSDRPDLIVGNVRKDRFLEIWNNDSYQTFRRAMREDGLFPYCSRCCGLWSH; from the coding sequence ATGTCGTATGACCTGGCCTCCCGGCTGAAAGATCTTCTGTTGAAGACCGGACCGATGTTCATGGCGGATCGATGGGCGGCCCCCCGGATGCTCACCTTCATGATGACCTACCGGTGCAATCTGCGCTGCACCATGTGCTGGCAGTGGGGGCAGCAGGGGCTGTTCCACGACCTCACCAAGGAGCACGAGATTCAGCAGCTCGATCTCGCCACCCTGCGATCGGTCATCGACGACGTGGCCGGGAGCCAGACCGGGGTCTTCCTCTGGGGAGGGGAGCCGTTCCTGCACCGGGACCTGATGCCGTTCGTGGAGTACGTGAAGTCGAAGAACCTCTATTGCAGCATCAACACCAACGGCACCTACCTCCCACGGGAGGCGAAGCGCCTGGTCGAGCTCGGGGTCGACGCGATCATGGTCTCGGTGGACGGTCCCCGGGAGATCCACGACCGCATCCGGGGGATGGACGGCTCGTTCCAGCGCATCGCCGACGGGATCAAGGCCGTGCGGGAGGCACGCAACGGCCACGCCGGCAAGCCGGAGATCATCGTGAACACGACGATCTCTCCCGGAAATCAGGAGGTGCTCCTCGACACGTACGACACGGTGGAGGCGATGGGGGCGGATCGGATGATCCTCTCCCAGCTGTGGTTCACGACCGAGCAGATCGGGCGGGCCAACGAAATCTACTTCAGGGAAAAATTCAGCGCCCACGCCGGGTCGTGGCGCGGCTTTGTCATGGACGTCTCGGTCCTCGACTCCGGGAAGATCGCCTCTCAGATGCGGGAGATGTCTCTGCGCAAGAGCGCGATGACGCTCGGATTCCTGCCCGACCTGCATCCGGGACAGGTCGACGACTACTATGCCCGCCCGGAGGAGGCCTTCGGCAAGACGCGCTGCTTCGTCCCCTGGCTGGAGGCGGAAATCCTCCCGAACGGCGACGTGACCCCCTGCTCCGACCGCCCCGACCTGATCGTCGGGAACGTCCGCAAGGACCGGTTCCTGGAGATCTGGAACAACGATTCGTACCAGACGTTCCGTCGCGCCATGCGGGAGGATGGGTTGTTCCCCTACTGCTCCCGCTGTTGCGGACTGTGGTCTCACTGA